DNA sequence from the Antarctobacter heliothermus genome:
AGCGCGATTTCGGACATCACCGACACCACGACCCCGCGCCGCGCCGGGCTGACCTGATCGCCAGACCTGCGCGGCGCGGTGGGATCGCTCAGTCGTCTGTAGCCCGTCCGTCCCGGTGGCCGCCCTTACCACCGTCCCGAGAAGAGTCGCGACCGCCGCGTTGGCGCATCTTTTCAAGCTCTTGCTCCAACCGGTCGGCATAGGCGCGCCGCTCATCCACCGACATCTCGGACAAGAACGTCATCAAAACCTCCTGCCCACGCAGACGCACATCCGCTGCACGGTCACCCTGCGCGTCCAGCAATGCTTTTAGCGCCGCCGGTTCGAAAGGCTCACCACGCAGCAGCATCAATGCCTGTTGGTAATCCGCCAGATAGGCCGCCCGCATCGTCTTGCCATCACGCTTGACCGATCGCCACAACGCCCGCCGCAGCTCTCGCTTCTGATCTTCATCAAAGGCACGGGTATAGGGCAGCGCCGGATCACTGCGGTCGGTACGCGGCACCGCTGGGCCCTTCAGGACCATCCCGCCGATTGCCCCGACAACAGCCAGATTCAACGCGAGGGACGCAAACAGCAACACCCGCAGCCAGCGCCCCGGCTTGCCCTTCTTTTCCACCTCAGCAGCCATTCATCACCCTTCCATCAGCGCAAGATCAAAGCTGCTCAGCGGATCGACCCCAATAGTCCCCAACGCGGCTGCATCGCCGCCCCAGAAAATCGTCAGCCCGTCCGGCGGGCTGACCCCGATCCAGATTCCTGCGGCGCAGGCCGTGGCCAAACCGGCCATCCCGGCCCATCCGCCCAGCGCGTCGCGCAATTGGCGCAACACCCCGATTGGGCTTGGGGCCGCCCGGCTCGGAACACCGCTACGCACCGCAGGCTGTTCGGCCAGCGCCTGCGCCTCGATCCGGGCAAGGAAATCGCCTCCGGGCTGCGGAGGCTCTGCCCGCGCATCCGCAAAAAACGACTCTAGCCCGGCGGCATCGGTCCCGACCTGAAACAGGTCGCCTTTGGTGTCCTTGCGCTCAGTCATCGCCTTCGTATCCCAACTCATCGCGCCGCCCGATCAGCGCCGCTTCCAATGCCCGCTTGCCCCGCGCCACCAAACTTTCGACCGCGCGTGGCCCGATGTCCATGATCTCGGCAATTTCAGGGTTCGCCAGCCCCTCGATATGCCGCAGGATCACCGCCTGACGCTGGCGGTCGGGCAATTGGTCCAGCGCCCGTTGCAGCGCCTCGGCACGGGCCTGCTGTTGCATCCCCATCGCCGCCGACGGCGCCTCGTCCTCAGGTTCCGGAACCGAATCCAGATCCGGCCCGCTGCGCCGACGCCGAATGCGATCGATGCACAGGTTGGCCGTCACCCGGTACAACCAGGTCGTGACCTTGGCCTCGCCCATGCGCCAGCCCGGTGCCGCGCGCCATAGCCGCAACAGCGCCTCTTGCGCCACGTCCTCGGCCTCGGCCCGGTCGCCGCCCAGCATCCGCATGGCATGGCCAAAGACACGCGGAGTCAACCGCTGCGTCAACGTCCGCGCCGCTGTGGCGTCGCCGGCCGCATAGGCCGCCAGCAGATCCTCATCCGCAACTGCGCTCATGGCTTCAAAGGGCATGTCCCATCCATCGTTACGCGCTACCCCGGCTTGGCCCCGCATGCAACGCTCCGGGCGGCGGAAACCGCCGCCCGGATGTCAGTGTCAACCTTCGTCCGACATGTCAGGCGCGCCGAAGAACGGGAACCCGAAGCCGTGACCACCGCGATGTCCGCGCTCACCATGCTCACCGCGCTTGCCGCCGGACCGATGTTTGCCACCGTCCCGCATCTTGCCGTGCGCCTGCTGCATTTCTTCCAGCGTCAGCGCACCGTCATTGTCTGCGTCAAGCCGGTCAAACATCGCTTCGGGCCCACGTTTGGGGCCAGCAGCGGCGATTTCCTCGGCGCTCAGCAGACCGTCGTCGTTCTGGTCAAGACGCTCGACCATCTTTTGTGTCCGGGCAAGACGGCGTGCGTCCCGCGCACCGGCCAGTTCATCTTGCGACAGTTTGCCGTCGCCATCGGTATCGACCGCTTCGAAACGCGCCGTCTTAAAGGCGTCCATCTCGTCCTTGGTGATCTTGCCATCCTTGTTGGCGTCGACCTGTTCAAACATCTTTTCCATGCCAGCGCCGCGCGGACCACGATCGTCCTTGCCTTGTGCCGTGGCGATACCTGCGGTGCCCATCACGACGACCAGTGCGCCGGTGACCCAAAGTGCAGATCTGTTCATGTCTTTTCCTTCCAGAGGTTGTCTCGGTTTTCCGAGCCGCCATTCCTCGGGCGTCTCTGCAAACTATCACGGGCCATCCCGGCACTTCCGTCGGAAAAAATTTCTCGTTTCCTTCACGCCCCCGTGATCTGTGACATCCGGACGCAAGGACGTTTTGCACCCTACCGACGGACCGCATCGACGGTCATCTTGTGGTGCTAAACGCGAGGTCGAGTATGGACAACATTCAAGAAAACAAGGGCACGGACATCTTTTGGCCGACCCTTTGGCGTGGCTGGCGGCGTCGGTGCCCCAGTTGTGGCACCGGGCATATGCTGACGGGCTATCTAACCGTGCGCGACAGTTGCCCGGTCTGCCGTGAGGAATTGCATCATCACCGCGCCGACGACGGCCCCGCCTATATGACAATCCTGATCGTCGGGCATCTCATGGCGCCGCTGTTGTTGGTGGTCTTTACCACCTTCCGGCCCGATCCACTGGTGCTGTTCACGATCTTTGCCGTTGGCTGCGTCGCGCTCTCGCTCTATCTTCTGCCTCGATTGAAAGGGGCGATTGTGGCGTTTCAGTGGGTCCGGGGGATGCACGGCTTCCCGCCCCGGATCTGAGGGGCCGACATGACCGGAACGACGAAAAACCAAACCGCCGCGAACCCCATCGACAAGACCGCATTGCGCGATGCCGCCACCGTTGTTGTTCTGCGTGACAGGGCAACGCGCCCGCGCGTCCTGATGGGGCAGCGCGGGGCCAAGGCGGCGTTCATGCCGAACAAGTTCGTCTTTCCCGGCGGCGCGGTTGATGCTCAGGACGCGGCAATTCCGCTGGCCCGTCCGCTGTCCGCGCTGTGCGCCGCCCGCCTGACCGAGGATGCGACCCCCCGGATCGCTCCGGCACTGGCCGTCGCGGCGGTGCGTGAACTGTGGGAAGAAACCGGCCAGATCCTTGGCGTTCCGGCCCCTTGGCCTGATGCCATCCCAGACGATTGGTTAAAATTCGCGGACACCGGGCACCGTCCTTCTGCCGAGCCGCTGCAATTCATCTTTCGCGCGATCACTCCTCCGGGTCGTCCGCGCCGGTTTGACGCCCGCTTTTTCCTGCTCGACGCGGATGAACTGGCCTCGGATCCCGATGATTTCGATGGGGCCGCGGATGAGCTGTCGCATCTGCAATGGATCGCCGTGGATGAGATCCGGCACTATGATCTGCCTTTCATCACAGAGGTGGTGCTGGCAGAGGTCGCCGCCCGTGCGACGGACCAGACGCCGCCAACCACTGTCCCCTTTTTCCGCAACGACGACGAGGCCAGCCTGTTTTTACGCCTGCGCGGCGTCGAAATGCGCGAGGACTAGGCACGCGCGCCTCTGGCCCTTGGGCGCGCGGCACCGTATGACACCCCCATGTTGAACACGATTTCCCATGGCACTTCTGGCCCGACTCCGCTGATCATCGTCCACGGCCTGTATGGCTCTGGTCGCAACTGGGGCGTGATCGCCAAACGCTTGTCCGAAGACCGCCATGTCCTGACCCCTGACATGCGCAACCACGGCGACAGCCCGCACACCGATAGCCACAGCTATCCCGATCTGGCCGCCGATCTGGCAGAGTTGATCGACGCCCACGGCGGGC
Encoded proteins:
- a CDS encoding periplasmic heavy metal sensor — encoded protein: MAAEVEKKGKPGRWLRVLLFASLALNLAVVGAIGGMVLKGPAVPRTDRSDPALPYTRAFDEDQKRELRRALWRSVKRDGKTMRAAYLADYQQALMLLRGEPFEPAALKALLDAQGDRAADVRLRGQEVLMTFLSEMSVDERRAYADRLEQELEKMRQRGGRDSSRDGGKGGHRDGRATDD
- a CDS encoding RNA polymerase sigma factor, giving the protein MPFEAMSAVADEDLLAAYAAGDATAARTLTQRLTPRVFGHAMRMLGGDRAEAEDVAQEALLRLWRAAPGWRMGEAKVTTWLYRVTANLCIDRIRRRRSGPDLDSVPEPEDEAPSAAMGMQQQARAEALQRALDQLPDRQRQAVILRHIEGLANPEIAEIMDIGPRAVESLVARGKRALEAALIGRRDELGYEGDD
- a CDS encoding EF-hand domain-containing protein, coding for MNRSALWVTGALVVVMGTAGIATAQGKDDRGPRGAGMEKMFEQVDANKDGKITKDEMDAFKTARFEAVDTDGDGKLSQDELAGARDARRLARTQKMVERLDQNDDGLLSAEEIAAAGPKRGPEAMFDRLDADNDGALTLEEMQQAHGKMRDGGKHRSGGKRGEHGERGHRGGHGFGFPFFGAPDMSDEG
- a CDS encoding DUF983 domain-containing protein; protein product: MDNIQENKGTDIFWPTLWRGWRRRCPSCGTGHMLTGYLTVRDSCPVCREELHHHRADDGPAYMTILIVGHLMAPLLLVVFTTFRPDPLVLFTIFAVGCVALSLYLLPRLKGAIVAFQWVRGMHGFPPRI
- a CDS encoding NUDIX hydrolase, which encodes MTGTTKNQTAANPIDKTALRDAATVVVLRDRATRPRVLMGQRGAKAAFMPNKFVFPGGAVDAQDAAIPLARPLSALCAARLTEDATPRIAPALAVAAVRELWEETGQILGVPAPWPDAIPDDWLKFADTGHRPSAEPLQFIFRAITPPGRPRRFDARFFLLDADELASDPDDFDGAADELSHLQWIAVDEIRHYDLPFITEVVLAEVAARATDQTPPTTVPFFRNDDEASLFLRLRGVEMRED